In Aedes albopictus strain Foshan chromosome 3, AalbF5, whole genome shotgun sequence, the following are encoded in one genomic region:
- the LOC109410466 gene encoding uncharacterized protein LOC109410466 isoform X2, giving the protein MGVVYLHSFVKQNVPNGSFPINIKDEIRAHYNKTKTPPIIVMDLMCLVRPFIRVDKSGLICGGRFNEMSRHMDTFFSELVNLGVKLHFFCDGPVRMMSPEAWCKRADDRYWEMIELMDAIDNGDSFETLGTYKLPFHYVSAVEQSAMRHGEYHWATARECDQQMAAFANEAGALAIMTDDSDMLIYEGSWRFWCVHELSVTKFTMMEYDRVALRAHLGLDPAQMPLLATLVGNDLVDSKALGNFHHRIGHRGHRGKNNISNVVMFIKEHMDLTDERILIEALEFCVNRRALMERFRESLGCYRMNYRAFNERYQHDPIETILMSRKISLFYQMWHMNNIECPTHMIDLREELLGQAVLRLKISLIIRMGGVILYQRQMQRRMVDYSECHIMTKLHHTAEYTVHHYSVEFPHRVQPPSLEELLSNDPVSQQDLLHVKHNLVSWIVSDRLDHSLLEAIPLSLQTTVLTLYCLVERRILKLFEADLLLRVAYDVAFDRYDPETIPYPRTVARRPFRVAFVFQEVHSRISEAYILVGLSNDLVETPPLFDGVLFHNRYADWHNGLDPLLMDGIEQLRIYSSIAEREEA; this is encoded by the exons AGCGCActacaacaaaacaaaaacaccaCCCATTATCGTGATGGATTTGATGTGTCTCGTGCGACCCTTCATACGGGTCGACAAATCGGGTCTCATATGTGGTGGTCGCTTTAACGAGATGTCACGCCACATGGACACCTTCTTCAGCGAATTGGTGAACCTCGGCGTAAAGCTGCATTTCTTCTGTGACGGCCCAGTTCGGATGATGAGCCCGGAGGCCTGGTGTAAAAGAGCGGACGACCGCTATTGGGAAATGATCGAGCTGATGGACGCCATCGACAATGGAGACAGTTTTGAGACCCTAGGCACATATAAGCTGCCTTTTCACTACGTATCTGCGGTGGAACAATCGGCAATGAGACATGGGGAGTATCACTGGGCAACTGCCAGAGAATGTGACCAGCAAATGGCCGCATTCGCGAACGAAGCTGGAGCACTGGCCATCATGACGGATGACTCAGACATGCTCATCTATGAAGGCTCGTGGCGATTTTGGTGTGTCCATGAACTGTCGGTCACGAAATTTACTATGATGGAGTATGACCGTGTAGCATTGAGGGCACACCTTGGACTGGATCCCGCCCAAATGCCTTTGCTCGCAACACTAGTGGGAAACGATTTGGTTGATTCCAAAGCACTTGGAAACTTTCACCACCGTATTGGCCACCGTGGGCACCGTGGAAAGAACAATATCTCCAACGTAGTCATGTTTATAAAAGAGCACATGGATCTAACAGACGAAAGAATTCTCATCGAAGCACTTGAATTCTGCGTCAACAGACGGGCTCTCATGGAACGTTTTCGAGAGAGTTTGGGATGTTATCGAATG AACTATCGAGCATTCAACGAGAGATACCAGCACGATCCCATCGAAACGATTTTAATGTCTCGAAAAATTTCGCTATTTTACCAGATGTGGCATATGAATAACATCGAATGTCCCACCCACATGATCGATCTCCGGGAGGAACTGCTCGGCCAGGCAGTTCTACGACTCAAAATATCTCTGATTATCCGTATGGGAGGAGTCATTCTTTACCAAAGGCAAATGCAACGGCGAATGGTCGATTATTCCGAGTGCCACATCATGACCAAGCTGCATCACACTGCAGAGTATACAGTTCATCACTACAGTGTCGAATTCCCGCATCGCGTGCAGCCTCCTTCTCTGGAGGAACTGCTTTCAAATGATCCAGTGTCACAACAAGACCTCCTGCATGTTAAACATAACCTAGTGTCTTGGATCGTCTCCGACCGGCTTGACCATTCCCTCCTGGAAGCGATCCCTCTTTCATTGCAGACCACCGTACTCACACTGTACTGCCTTGTGGAAAGACGCATACTCAAGCTATTCGAGGCCGATCTGCTACTTCGGGTAGCATACGATGTGGCGTTCGACAGATACGACCCAGAAACGATTCCATATCCACGAACTGTGGCCAGACGGCCCTTCCGAGTTGCGTTCGTTTTCCAAGAGGTCCACAGTCGGATTTCCGAGGCCTACATCCTTGTTGGCTTAAGCAATGATCTCGTGGAAACTCCACCGTTGTTTGACGGAGTGCTCTTCCACAATCGATACGCCGATTGGCATAATGGCCTGGATCCGCTGCTCATGGACGGAATTGAGCAACTTCGAATTTACTCATCGATTGCTGAACGTGAGGAAGCTTGA